A stretch of Borrelia turcica IST7 DNA encodes these proteins:
- a CDS encoding insulinase family protein has protein sequence MKRKKIFSLISKTYLEEYDAEGCYFKHESGLEIFELKSNTFKENAFGIAFKTLPLNNTGVAHILEHTIFCGSNKYRIKDPFLYLMKGSLNTFLNAMTFPDKTLYPAASTLQKDYFNLFKVYADSVFNPLLKKEAFMQEGYNINPNNFKLSGIVLNEMKGIYSSRNSLINEISTNSLFCEGTYKYDSGGNPVNIIDLTYEEFIEFYNKHYTLENCKIFLFGNIETDKNLNFIEKYIIRPYKKEKLNITYNVDKTKRWKQGKLLNYCIPKENENTLGVYAINWLCADIQDIKDNIGLEILSEILLDDSCQFTINMLKSKIGDGIDDISGINTDIRECVFSFGLQNVIPGKVEEFKNRVFSELKNLVKVKIPKELIQGILFGYEFELKEEKGQGLAISLMIKSLKGWLHGMHPSDTLKLNCYLDEIKNKLEKGEPYFEHLIENYLLNNNHYTLINFTPSDETLKEMEEKIEKKLLDREIKIKKNPEKLAEFTKDYNQFKNYQKKRDLKSDISKLPMLKIEDLPKEVEKSLILNEISELKTHTFELKNNNNIFNVYLFFKLDFLEKEDFILLSLFKRAIQDLSTKNYSYVELNNKIQNTLGQLNIYESYEEDINGTIINLFNISFKSFNNKIKESFTLIKEILINVNFHDYDRLKEVVLSLKNDFKSILIPKGHTFAITRSESKLSLNKYLRELQLGVTGREFWQKIKTDIESLKELAYSLEKIKNKIILKNNFSSLIIGNTNDVIKKLEGELFILKESLIEKIYANTLSTIRAVNEPLKEIIIIPSKISFNCMSFLSYKITDENYPKINFLAHILKSGIFWEKIRVMGGAYGAFASITNGIFSFASYRDPNFVKTYQAFEKSLEELANNNKIKNEDLYTYLVGVIGLSTNVKTKSREILESYKRKLLNISDELRQNIRNSYFKITIKDIKNVSEQVLNQLKQKNSMTSLTNNETYENEKEKLEELIGKQYKVKKIY, from the coding sequence ATGAAGAGAAAAAAAATTTTCAGCTTAATCTCAAAAACCTACTTGGAAGAATATGATGCTGAAGGATGTTATTTTAAACATGAAAGTGGTTTAGAAATATTTGAACTTAAAAGCAATACATTTAAAGAAAATGCTTTTGGCATAGCATTTAAGACACTTCCTTTAAATAATACTGGAGTTGCTCATATTTTAGAACACACAATTTTCTGTGGTTCAAACAAATATAGAATAAAAGATCCTTTTCTTTATTTGATGAAAGGAAGCTTAAATACTTTCTTAAATGCAATGACATTTCCAGATAAAACTTTATACCCAGCAGCATCCACCCTACAGAAAGACTATTTTAACTTATTTAAAGTATACGCTGATTCTGTTTTTAATCCATTGCTTAAAAAAGAAGCTTTTATGCAAGAAGGTTATAATATTAATCCCAATAACTTTAAATTATCTGGAATTGTTTTAAATGAAATGAAAGGTATTTATTCTAGTAGAAATTCTTTAATTAACGAAATTTCAACTAATTCTTTATTTTGTGAAGGAACTTATAAATACGACTCAGGAGGCAATCCTGTTAATATTATTGACCTTACTTATGAAGAATTTATTGAATTTTATAACAAACACTATACGCTTGAAAATTGCAAAATATTTTTATTTGGAAACATTGAAACCGATAAAAACCTCAATTTTATTGAAAAATATATAATAAGACCTTATAAAAAAGAAAAATTAAATATTACTTATAATGTAGATAAAACAAAAAGATGGAAACAAGGTAAACTACTAAATTATTGCATTCCAAAAGAAAATGAAAATACACTCGGAGTATACGCAATAAATTGGCTATGTGCTGATATTCAAGATATAAAAGACAATATTGGACTTGAAATTTTATCAGAAATTCTCCTAGACGATTCTTGCCAATTCACTATAAACATGCTAAAGAGCAAAATTGGGGACGGAATAGATGACATTAGTGGAATCAACACAGATATAAGGGAATGTGTATTCTCTTTTGGATTACAAAATGTAATTCCAGGAAAAGTGGAAGAATTCAAAAATAGGGTTTTTAGTGAACTTAAAAATCTTGTTAAAGTAAAAATTCCAAAAGAACTAATACAGGGTATTCTTTTTGGTTATGAATTTGAACTAAAAGAAGAAAAAGGACAAGGACTGGCTATCTCATTAATGATTAAAAGTCTTAAAGGATGGTTACATGGAATGCATCCCTCTGATACTTTAAAACTTAATTGTTATTTGGATGAGATTAAAAATAAACTAGAAAAAGGTGAACCTTACTTTGAGCATTTAATAGAAAACTATCTACTCAATAACAATCATTACACATTAATTAATTTCACCCCATCAGATGAAACTCTTAAGGAAATGGAAGAGAAGATTGAAAAGAAATTGCTGGATAGAGAGATTAAAATTAAGAAAAATCCCGAAAAACTTGCAGAATTCACAAAAGACTACAATCAATTCAAAAATTATCAAAAAAAGAGGGATCTTAAGTCCGATATTAGTAAACTTCCAATGCTTAAAATAGAGGATTTACCGAAAGAAGTTGAAAAAAGTTTAATTCTTAACGAAATCTCCGAACTTAAGACACATACGTTCGAATTAAAAAATAATAACAACATTTTTAATGTATATTTATTTTTTAAATTAGACTTTTTAGAAAAAGAAGATTTTATACTTCTCTCTTTGTTTAAAAGAGCTATTCAAGATTTATCTACTAAAAATTATTCCTATGTAGAATTAAATAATAAAATTCAAAATACTTTAGGACAATTAAACATATATGAAAGTTATGAAGAAGATATTAATGGTACTATTATCAATTTATTTAACATAAGTTTTAAATCATTTAACAACAAAATAAAAGAATCATTTACATTAATTAAAGAAATTTTAATTAATGTAAATTTTCATGATTACGATAGATTAAAAGAGGTAGTCTTAAGTCTTAAAAATGATTTTAAATCAATCTTAATCCCTAAAGGACATACCTTCGCAATAACAAGATCAGAATCAAAGCTAAGTTTAAACAAATACTTAAGAGAACTCCAATTAGGAGTTACAGGAAGAGAATTTTGGCAGAAAATCAAAACAGACATAGAATCCCTCAAAGAACTTGCTTACAGTTTAGAAAAAATAAAAAACAAAATAATTTTAAAAAATAATTTTTCATCTCTCATAATAGGGAACACCAATGATGTGATTAAAAAATTGGAAGGCGAATTATTTATATTAAAAGAAAGTTTAATTGAAAAAATTTATGCAAATACCTTAAGTACAATACGGGCAGTAAATGAGCCACTAAAAGAAATAATTATTATTCCATCAAAAATATCTTTCAATTGCATGAGCTTTTTAAGCTATAAAATAACGGATGAAAATTATCCAAAAATAAACTTCTTAGCACATATATTAAAAAGCGGAATTTTCTGGGAAAAAATAAGAGTTATGGGTGGAGCTTATGGAGCATTCGCATCAATTACAAACGGAATATTTTCTTTTGCATCATATCGAGATCCTAACTTTGTAAAGACATACCAAGCGTTTGAAAAATCGTTAGAAGAATTGGCTAATAACAATAAAATCAAAAACGAAGACCTCTACACATATTTAGTAGGAGTAATCGGCCTTAGTACTAATGTCAAAACAAAATCAAGAGAAATACTTGAAAGCTATAAGAGAAAACTATTAAACATTAGTGACGAATTAAGACAAAATATTAGAAATTCTTACTTTAAAATAACAATAAAAGACATTAAAAATGTATCTGAACAAGTATTAAATCAGCTAAAACAAAAAAATAGCATGACTTCTCTTACCAATAATGAAACGTACGAGAATGAAAAAGAAAAGCTAGAAGAGCTTATTGGAAAACAATACAAGGTAAAAAAAATATATTAA
- the serS gene encoding serine--tRNA ligase: protein MLDLKFIRDNLDLVRKNLKDRGLELDIDILIVLDDERRKLVTKISELSAVRNENANAMKGEVDDSIRQSLIESGKALKLEITALEEKLEHITSKLLVEHKKIPNISAPDVPVSDSEEGNVVIRDSGVIPEFSFKPKDHIEIGVNLGLFDFEKAREVSGNKFYYLKNEGVFLELALINFALNKLKLKGFDLFITPDVAREFVVDGIGFNPRGNESNFYKIENTDKYLIGTAEITLGGYYYNTILDLKSPIKMAGLSHCFRKEAGAAGQFSKGLYRVHQFSKVEMFCFCRSEESEHIHNEFLALEEEIFSELEIPYRVLNVCTFDLGAPAYKKYDIEAWMPGRGERGEYGEVTSTSNCTDYQSRRLKIRYKEEGHNKFVHMVNGTAIASTRAIIAILENFQDEKGGVRIPKNLVKYTGFDYISPKN, encoded by the coding sequence ATGCTTGATTTGAAGTTTATAAGAGATAATTTAGATCTTGTTCGTAAAAATCTTAAAGATAGAGGTCTTGAATTAGATATTGACATCTTAATTGTTCTTGATGATGAACGCAGGAAGCTTGTTACTAAGATAAGTGAACTGAGTGCTGTTAGAAATGAAAATGCTAATGCTATGAAGGGGGAAGTTGATGATTCTATTAGGCAATCTTTAATAGAAAGTGGCAAGGCATTAAAATTGGAAATTACAGCCTTAGAGGAAAAGTTAGAGCATATAACGTCTAAACTTTTAGTTGAACACAAGAAAATTCCAAACATTTCTGCTCCCGATGTGCCTGTTAGTGATAGTGAGGAAGGAAATGTTGTAATAAGAGACTCAGGAGTCATTCCAGAATTTAGTTTTAAGCCAAAAGATCATATAGAAATTGGAGTTAATTTGGGTCTTTTTGATTTTGAGAAGGCTCGGGAAGTAAGTGGTAATAAGTTTTATTATCTTAAGAATGAGGGTGTTTTTTTAGAGCTTGCATTGATTAATTTCGCATTAAATAAACTTAAGCTTAAAGGGTTTGATTTATTTATCACACCTGATGTTGCAAGGGAATTTGTAGTTGATGGAATTGGATTTAATCCTCGTGGTAATGAGAGTAATTTTTATAAAATTGAGAATACAGATAAATATCTTATTGGTACAGCTGAGATTACTCTAGGCGGATATTATTATAATACGATACTTGACCTTAAGTCTCCAATAAAAATGGCAGGACTTTCACATTGTTTTAGGAAAGAAGCTGGGGCGGCTGGGCAATTTTCTAAGGGTCTTTATAGAGTCCATCAATTTAGTAAGGTTGAAATGTTTTGTTTTTGTAGGAGTGAGGAGTCTGAACATATTCATAATGAATTTTTAGCATTAGAAGAGGAGATTTTTAGTGAGCTTGAAATCCCTTATAGAGTTTTAAATGTTTGTACTTTTGACCTTGGTGCGCCAGCTTACAAAAAGTATGATATTGAGGCTTGGATGCCGGGTAGAGGAGAGAGGGGAGAATATGGAGAGGTCACTTCCACTTCAAACTGTACAGATTATCAGTCAAGACGCCTTAAGATTAGATATAAAGAAGAAGGTCATAATAAATTTGTGCACATGGTGAATGGAACAGCAATAGCTTCAACAAGAGCTATTATTGCTATACTTGAAAATTTTCAAGATGAAAAGGGAGGTGTTAGAATTCCTAAGAATTTGGTTAAATATACGGGATTTGATTATATATCACCTAAGAATTAG
- a CDS encoding type B 50S ribosomal protein L31 produces the protein MKKNIHPKSNLVVFKDGSNDTMFLTRSTLTSKETIKYSDNKEYPLITVEITSKSHPFYTGQQKFVDAAGRIDKFNKKYKKA, from the coding sequence ATGAAAAAGAATATACATCCTAAAAGTAATTTGGTAGTGTTTAAGGATGGGTCTAATGATACAATGTTTTTAACTAGATCTACTTTAACTTCAAAGGAAACAATTAAATACAGTGATAATAAAGAGTATCCATTGATTACTGTCGAGATTACAAGTAAGTCACATCCTTTTTATACAGGTCAGCAAAAATTTGTTGATGCAGCAGGTAGGATTGATAAGTTTAACAAGAAGTATAAAAAAGCTTAA